A window of Kribbella sp. NBC_00382 genomic DNA:
CAGCAGGCTGTCCAGTTCGGCGGCGTCGAAGCCGGGCTCGTCGTCGGCCAGCGAGCGGAGGATCCGGAAGCCGGCGGCTTTGCCTTCGACGGCGATCCGGAGGGTCTCGAGCTCGACGAGGTCGCTCAGCGGGGAGCGGCGGAGGATCTCGCCGTTGGGCTTCAGGCGGGCGAGTTTCTCGGCCATCCAGGCGCCGGCGTTCTTCAGCTGGTCCGGCTTGGCGCCGACGGCGGCGAGGTACCGCTCGAGGGCGGTCCGTTCCTCCTCGACCTCCTGCACCATCTTGGCCAGCGCAGTACGGACGACCGGGTCGGTCTGCTGGTCCGCTGCTCGCTTGAACAGCTCGATACCGGCGGAGGAGCCTGCGTAGTGGTCCTGCAGATACGTGGCAAGGCGTGCTTCGTCGATCATCACGACCTAGTACCCCTCGAACAAACACTGCCGGTACTTGTCAGGGTTTAGCGATTGACTGGGTGCCGTGAGAGCTGACTGCTGTGGCGTCGTGGATCTGAGGCAGTACACCGTCTATCCCGGCCGTCGGGACGAGTTGATCGAGGTCTTCGACGAGGCGTTCCTCGAGGGGCAAGAGGATCAGGGGATGCATCTGGTCGGGCAGTTCCGCGATCTCGACGATCCGGATCGGTTCGTCTGGATCCGGGGCTTCCGTGATCTGCCGGCTCGGGAGGCGGCGCTGAACGGCTTCTACTACGGGCCGGTCTGGAAGGCGCGGGGTGCCGAGGCCAACGTGACGATGAAAGACTCCGACGATGCCTTGCTGCTGAAGCCGATCTCGCTTGGCTCCGATTATCCGGAGCTTGGCGCGGCCAGGCCGCCGGTCGATGCCACGGAGGTTCCGTCGTCGGTGGTGGCCGGGGCGGTCTATCACCGCGGTTCGCCGG
This region includes:
- a CDS encoding NIPSNAP family protein translates to MRADCCGVVDLRQYTVYPGRRDELIEVFDEAFLEGQEDQGMHLVGQFRDLDDPDRFVWIRGFRDLPAREAALNGFYYGPVWKARGAEANVTMKDSDDALLLKPISLGSDYPELGAARPPVDATEVPSSVVAGAVYHRGSPDDGFGEYFADQIAPVLTRTGATLAATFETLVAENNFPALPLRDEVVLAWFAVFPSDAAYAEHRRQLDTSRTWQNKVLPEIICRSVAPPQQLRLRPTARSQFR